From Plasmodium brasilianum strain Bolivian I chromosome 3, whole genome shotgun sequence, the proteins below share one genomic window:
- a CDS encoding parasitophorous vacuole membrane protein S16, whose product MNFKRFISSIFIIFILYTVVDIIVEASDTTDKTKQTTGKVPITTMGSSNENNAIKKDADTTTPMDTEKALSEIKNISETLNKKTSSNTGIIISTALINMVLLVLLSAFIGYTTKKIGISEDFPSEVDDKDVGKPTKA is encoded by the coding sequence ATGAATTTCAAAAGATTTATATCCtccatatttataattttcattttatacaCTGTAGTCGATATAATTGTAGAAGCATCAGATACAACTGATAAGACCAAACAAACTACAGGGAAAGTACCTATTACCACTATGGGAAGTAGCAATGAAAACAATGCTATTAAGAAAGATGCAGACACAACAACACCTATGGACACTGAAAAAGCTTTaagtgaaattaaaaatatatcagagaccttaaataaaaaaacatcaTCTAACACAGGTATAATTATCAGCACCGCATTAATTAACATGGTCCTGTTAGTTTTATTGTCTGCATTTATTGGttatacaacaaaaaaaataggtaTTAGTGAGGATTTTCCAAGCGAAGTAGATGATAAAGATGTGGGTAAACCAACAAAAGCTTAA
- a CDS encoding cytosolic glyoxalase II, whose amino-acid sequence MKASAQVLVIPSLHDNFAYVVIDEKTKKAACVDPVEPEKILRKIEHLGVDLEYVLCTHHHYDHSGGNIRMKELRKKIKVVGSAYEATPGVSEKVYDSQIIRLGDLCIKAIHAPCHTRGHIMYYVYRTDENKNEDYNYDPILFTGDTLFIAGCGRFFEGSAREMFKNIEKVKTLRKETLIYCGHEYTLNNLRFALSIEKDNEHMINTMKEVEEKIKNKNHSVPSTIEKENLINPFFRTHQYTNKFNTNDEIQILDKLRELKNDF is encoded by the exons ATGAAG GCAAGTGCACAAGTGCTTGTTATACCTTCGTTACACGATAACTTTGCATACGTAGTAATTGATGa aaaaacgaaaaaggCAGCATGCGTTGACCCCGTAGAGCCAGAAAAA ATTCTAAGGAAGATAGAACATCTAGGTGTGGACTTAGAATATGTTTTATGCACACATCATCATTATGATCATTCAg GGGGGAATATAAGAATGAAGGAgctaaggaaaaaaataaaagtcgTTGGGTCGGCCTACGAAGCAACGCCTGGTGTTAGTGAAAAGGTTTACGACAGTCAAATTATCCGTCTag gggatttatgtataaaagcTATACACGCACCATGTCATACCAGGGGTCATATTATGTACTATGTGTATAGAACTGATGAAAACAAGAACGAAGATTATAATTATGatcctattttatttactgGAGATACATTATTTATAGCTGGGTGTGGTCGGTTCTTTGAAGGTAGTGCAAGAGAGATGTTTAAGAACATAGAAAAAGTGAAAACGTTAAGAAAGGAAACGTTAATATATTGCGGTCATGAGTACACCCTGAACAATTTAAG GTTTGCCTTGAGCATTGAGAAGGATAATGAACACATGATAAATACAATGAAGGAGGttgaggaaaaaattaaaaataaaaatcattcAGTTCCATCGACAATTGAAAAGGAGAATTTAATAAACCCATTCTTTAGGACTCATCAATATACCAACAAATTTAACACAAATGAcgaaatacaaatattagataaattgagagaattaaaaaatgacttctaa